ATGACGGCACCACCATCGCGCCGGTCGATACGGCGTCGTTCAAGAATCTGGCCGATGGCGAGAGTCTGAAGCGGGGTGAGGATTTCACGGTCTCGGCCGTGTTCGACAAGGCCGACGCGGGCGGGCGGACCGCCCGGGCGACGGTCGTGTTGAAGGACACCGCCGCGGCGTCGAACTACACGTTCGCCAATGGTTCGGCTGCGGTCACGGTCGATGCGGGCAAGGCGACGGTCGCGCCCGCCAGGCTGGTCGTGACGGCCGAGGATGTCGAGGTGGCGTACGGGTCGGTTGATCCCGCGTATTCGGCCACGGTGTCCGGTTGGGTCAACGGCGAGGGTTCTTCGTTGTCCGACACGTTGTCCAAGGCGTTGGCTTATGAGTGCGAATATGCGGCGGGTTCGCCCGTCAAGGACGGTGGTTACGCGGTCACGCCGAAGTGGAAGACGGACGCTCCCAAGGAGTTGTCGAACTACGCGGTGGAGTTCGTGTCGGGCACGGTGACGGTGGTCCGTTCCGCCGGTGTGGTGGAGGACGGCGACATCGGCGCCTATGATGCCGACGGCAAGCCGTCCTCCTCGTTCACGTATGGCGAGAAGATCATCGTGAGGGCGACCGTGAAGGCGACGGGCAAGAGGTCCGAATCGGCTGGCGCGTCCTTGTTGTCGCGCTTGTCGGGTCTGGCGGGTCTGTCGGATGATCCGGCGTCGGGCACCGCGGCCCTGTACTACGACGGGACGAGGCTGACCGGGGACGCGGAGGCGGAGGATAACGGCGACGGCTCGTATTCGGTCGTGCTGTCGTATGACACGGCGCTCAGGCTCATGCCCGCCGGCACCCGGGTGTTGACGGTGCGTTTCTCCCGGGATGCGAATCTGTCGGATGTGGAGGCGGACGTGGAGGTCTCGCTCGCGAAGCGCGTGTTGAAGGCGAGCGTTGAGGGTGACGTGTCCAAGACGTACGATGGTTCGACCGCGGTGCCTGATGGGCATTCGTTGGGGATTGGCCTGTCCGACGATGTGCTTACGGGCGATAAGGTGTCGGCGTCTGCGGCGGAGTATGCGTTCGCGGAGGCGAGGGCGGGCACCAAGGGGGTCAATGCCTCCGGGGTTGCCCTGTCGGATGGTTGGGGCGATTGGTATGTGTTGGAGTCCACGGAGGCGACCGGTATGGTCGCGTCGGGCATCGCCAAGCGCGCGCTGACGGTGAGGGCCGAGAACGTCGGGGTGGTGTATGGGGCGGAGCCTCCCGCGTATTCGGTTGTGGCCGATGGTTGGGCCGATGGTGAGGGTGGTTCGTTGTTGTCGGTGTTGCTTGCCGCGTTGGATTACGACTGCGGTTATGTGAAGGGCTCGCCCGTCATCGAGACCGGTTACGCAGTCGTACCGAAGTGGGCCGATAAGGCTCCGGACGTCCTGTCGAATTACGCGGTGTCGTTTGAGTCCGGCACGGTGACGGTTTCGCGCGCCCAGGGCGTGTTGACCTTGACGCCAGACGCCGACCAGTCCGTGGTCTATGGCGACGCGGGTTTCAAGCTGACGGCCGTGTCGAACAGTGGTGGCGTGGTGTCGTTCTCGTCGAGTGATACGGGCGTGGCGACGGTGGACGCGCAGGGTAACGTGTCGGTCGTGGGCGCGGGCGAGGCGACGATCACCGCCGTGTTGGCCGAGACTCAGAATCATACGGGCGCGTCCGCGTCGGTGTCGTTGACTGTCTCCAAGAGCGGTGACGCGTTCCGGTTGGATACGGTGGCCGTGGGCGCGGTCTATGGCGATTCGGGCTTCGTGTTGGCGCCGTTCGCGTCCATCGGCGCGGGAACGATCAGCTACGCGTCTTCTAATGAGGCTGTGGCGACGGTCGACGCGGCGGGCCGCGTGAGCGTCACAGGCGCGGGAGAGGCAGTCCTGACTGTGAGTTCCGAGGCGAGCGTGAATTTCGAGGCGAAGAGCGTCGAGGTCGTGTTGAGCGTGCTTCCGCGTCCCGTGAGCGTCGTGTGGGATGCCGAGGCCACGTCCGCGACCGCGTCCGATGGCGTGTCCGTGGATTCGTCCGTGTTCGAGTACGCATACGACGGCGCGGCGCACGCGCCCACGGCGTCGGTGTCGAACCTCGTGGCCGGCGACGAGTGCGTGCTGACGGTCTCGGGCGTGCAGAGCGACGCGGGCTCGTATACCGCGACGGTGACGGGCGTGTCCAACGCGAACTACACGTTGGAAGGCGCGGCGAACCTGACCCAGGGCTTCTCGATCACGCCCGCCGCGTTCTCGTACACGGTCGAGGACCGGACCGTGAAGGCGGGCTCCACCCTCGCCGACCTGGCCGTGGCCGCTTCGGGCGTGGGCGTGACCCTGCCGGACGGCACGGTCGAGGCGGTGCCGGGCGTGATCGCCTGGTACGCGGACGCCGAACACGCGACACCGTTGGACGCCTCCCACGCATTGCGTTCCGCTGATGGTTCGCCGGTGTCCCTGTGGTGGACGTTCACTCCGAGCGCGGACGCCGCGAACTATACGGGCACGGCGACCGGCATGGCGACGGTTTCGGTCGAGGCCGTGTCGACGGATGCCGGTGTGGTCGTGAATCCGGACGGTTCGGCGAGTCTGCCCGACGACAAGGGCACGGTCGCGCCCGGCGGCGATAAGCCGGTCGTGGTGAACCCGGACGGTTCCATCACCCTGCCCGAGGGTGGCACGTTCACCCCGAACCCCGATATCGCCGGCGGGGAGAGCGGCGTGGAGGTCGTGGTGCCTGCGGGTGGCACGATCCGTCCGGACGGGACCGTGGTCGACAAGGACGGTACCAGCGTGTGGACTCCCGTCATCGAGGAGCCGGAGAATCCGGACAATCCGGGCGATAATCCGGAGGATCCGGGCGATTCCGAGAAGCCGGGCGACAACCCGGAGAACCCCGGCGACGGCGACAACGCCGGTTCGGACGGCGACCAGAACGGCGGTTCGGATGACAAGAAGGACGGCGGTTCGGACAACAAGAAGTCGGACGGGCAGTCGGAGAACCTGTCCGAGAGCGGGATCGGCGTGGCTGCGCCCCTTATGGCCGTGATAGTCCTGATGAGCCTCGGTCTGGGTGCGGTCGTCCTTCGCCGCAGGGTTTGAGATCCCTCGACTCCGGCTCCGCCTCCGCTCGGGATGACGATACGTATGTCATGCTGAGCGGAGGCGGAGCGGAGTCGAAGCATCTCGGAATGATGCAATGGGAGGAAGGGCAGCATCCGTTCAGGCTTCAGGCGCAGCCCATTCGGCCAGTTCGGCGGCGTGTTTGCCGCGGATGGCGTGGAAGCGCAATTCGCTTTGCCCGTTCATCACGAACAGCGGCATGGACAGCTGTTCGACGCCGCTTGCCATACGCCATGGCGTGGTGGTGCGGCTCACGCTTTGCACGCGTGATCGTCGGGTGAACATCGTGCGTTCGCTGAGTGCGCTCGCGCCGGTGACCGCGATGCGCATGGAATCATGACGTACGTGGCTCACTTCGCTATCCAGTGCGTTTGAGACTGTGATGCGCATGGGGTCATGACGTGCATGGCTCTCCGCACCATCCGGCGTGCTCGTGCCGTTGAACCGCAGCTCATAGCCCTCCGTGCGGGCTTTGAGCCAACGGCAGGCGAGCCACCAGACGGTTGCGATCACGCCGGCCGCCACGGCCCACCACCACGGATTGGCATATGCCGGCAGATCCGGGAAGGTGACCAGCGCGGCGGCGAGGAACACCAGCGTGACCAGCGTGCCGACCACAGCCGGCGTGGCCAGATAGTAGCGTTCCAGTCCCCGGCCTGTGCGGATGACGTTCGGTTCGCGCACATCCCATTCGGGCAGCATGTCGCGCAGCGCGTCCCACACCCGCTTGTCGCTGATGACGGGCAGCACGTTCGTTCCCGTCATGGCGTCGGCGTCGCCGGACGCCGCGGTGTTGGTGCTGAGCCCCACCTCCGCCGAGCACAGGTGCAACGCTTTGCGCGGCAGCGATTGTTTGATGGTGATGGTCTGGATGCGGCTGACGGGGATGGTCATGGTTCGGCGGGTGAACAGGCCGCGCGCGACCACCAGGTCGTCGCCGCGCCGCCATACTTCGAAACCGTAGAAGCGCAGCATTGCGGTGACGATGCTGACCGCCAGCAAGGTCGCGACCACCGCCAAGGCCAGCGCCACGATGGCGAACGCGCCGCGCGCGACGAAGCCTCCGACGGAATCCGTGGCCACGTCGACCCAATGCGACGGCACAAGATCCTCCAGTTGTTGCATGAATCCCAAAACGACCAATGCGGCGGCGAAGACGCCGATATCGGTGGTCGCGAACAGGAGGATGTCGCGCACCGACGCGCGGAACACCGGCCGATTGGGCGCCTGAGCATCGGACACATGGGTTTCCGCGATGCTCGAAGCGATTGATCCACTGCCGATGGTTTCGCCAGACGCAGTCTCCCCGTTCGTCGCCGTCTGGCGCAGCCGTTCCAATTCGAGTTGCAGCGCCACGGGCACCGCGTCCAGCGTGATGTCGACGTCGGCCGAGCCGCCGGACGCGACGGTGAGCCGCACCACGCCGAACGGGCGCATATACCATGGGGTCGTCGCGCTGATCGCGTGAATCCGGTCGTAGCCAATCGCACGGCGCTTGCGGACGAACAGTCCGGACCGGAACGACAGGCCGTCGGCATCCAGCCGGTAGCGCGTGCTCAGCCAGATGATCGCCGGACGGACGAGTACCGCCACCGCGGCCAACGCGAGCAGCGCCCACACCCACGGGCCGAAATCCCGCACGATGATCCGAATCGCCACCAGCAACGACAGCGTCAGACTCACCATCGTGGTTATGGAATCGACCAATTCCACAACCAGCGCGGTCGGATGCAGACGGCACCACGCGGAGTCGAGCCGCCCGCTCATCACAGGTCCTCCTTCGCGGCGAGCACGCGCGCGGTGATGAGCTCCACCACCCGCTGCGCCTCGTCGACATCCAGCGCCTCGATGGTGTGCTCGCCCACCGCGGTATGCACGATCACCGCCATCAGGTCGAAGGTGCGCAGCACCGGCCCCTGTTTGGTGTCCACATGCTGCACGCGGTTGAACGGCACCGTGGTGGTCGAACGCAGCAGCCAGCCCTTCTTGAGCACCAGCTCGCGCTCGCCGATGGCGAAGCGGTTGAATGCGTACTGGTAGGCCGTCTGCAGCGGCTGCACGGCCAGCGAGACGATATCCAGCGCGGCGACGATACCGATGATCAGCCCCGGCCAGAATCCCCACCAATCATTGGCCAGGCAGGCCGCGACCGCCGCGGCGCAACAGGCCAATACCACAACCGTCGCAATCGCCTGGTTGAGCATCCACACCCGCTTGACCCGAGGCGGCAGCGCGCGCCACTGACGCGTCTCCCGGTGCGCCTGCGATGCGAAGGGGCCCTGCATATCGTTCCTCTCCATGGCGTCGCCCTCGGTGTTCCATGAGTTCTCCATACGTTCCACTGTATGTGCGGGCCGAGGCGCGGCTGCACGGTTGTACACGCACGTGTACAGCGCTCGGCCGCCGCCCATCATGCGGATAAGGTGGAGGGAACGAACGGGCGGTCGCGCCCGCGAGGACGGGAGGATCGGCATGGATGTGCGTGTGGCGGACGGTTGGCGGCGGTTCAAACGATGGTGGCATGAGACCGGCTTCCTCTCCAACGCCTGCGCGGTCGGCATCGTGGCGATGCTGCCGCTGATGGTGTTCGCGCCGCCGCAGACGCCCGGCGACATGCTGGTGATGCTCGCCGGCATCGTGATGCTCGTGCTGCTGCCATACGCGCCGAGGGTGCTGGGGCCGGCCGGTCTGCCGTTGTGCTTCGCCGCGACTTGGATGAGCGGCACATCGCCGATGGACGTAGGCGTGGTGATCGTCTCGTTCTGCCTGTTCATCGCGATTGGCTATGCGTTCCCTGGATGGGGCAGCGCCGCGGTGGTGGTTGTGTATGCGCTGGCGGAAACCGTCTGTTCCGTGTACTTCGGCGCGCACAGCGCGGCGGTGAGCGGCGTGCGCGGCTTCGTGCAGGGGTGGATCGATGCGGGGCGCGAGATGGGCACGGTGCCGCCGCCGAACGCGGCTGATCAGCCCGGGCCGTTGGCTTTGATGGTCAGCGGAACGCTTATCTCCATGATGGTCAGCGGATTCGCCGTGATCCTCGGCTATTCGTTCAGCTCGAACGCGACGGCCAACGCCCGGCTCGCCCACGCGGAGGCGATGCTCGGGTGCATCACCCGCGAGCAGGAGCTCACCCATATGATCCACGACTCGGTGGCCAACGATATGTCCACCATCGCGATGCTCACCTGGCGCGCCAAAGGCGTCGAGGATGACACGCAAATCCTCGACGCGATCTACGAACGTTCGCATCATGCGTTGAACCGCGTGCACGAGGTCATCGACGTGCTCAACGGCAAACGCGAGCTGGAACCGCCCGATCCGGCCGCCGAAGCGCCCACGTTGGACGCCGCCATCGAAAGGATCATGGAGGAGCAGGACCGGCTGCTGCATATGCTTGGTTTCGTCGGCTCGTCGAGAATCGACGGCGACCTGCACACCGACGTGGAGGCGGACGATCCGCTGTGCGAGACGGTGACGGCGCTGTTGGAGGAGGCCTACGCGAATATCGTGCGTCACTGCGCGCCGCCCGAAGACGGGACGACCGAAGACGGGACGGGCTACAGTGTGACCGTCGACCTCGACGGCGATGTAATCCGGCTCACCGCGACAAATCCGATCTCACACGAACCCACGGTGCTGCGCGGCGTTCGCCACGGCAGGGGACTTTCGCTGCATCGCACGGCCGTCGAATCGTTGGGCGGCATGCTCGCCACCGGCGTACAGGACGGCGTGTGGATTCTCAACGCCCGGATTCCAACCAGATAGCGATGGCGTGGGCGAGCGAATGCGCGCCCAGCTTGTCCACCGCGCGGTGCGCGTGCGTGCGCACGGTGGACGCGGCGACGCCCCACTGCGTGGCGATCTGCTCATACGACATGCCACGCGACAGCAGATGCAGGGTTTCGGCCTCCTTCGCTCCCAACTTGGGTGAGGTCTGTTCCTCGGCGATTATCGAGGCGCTTCCCGAAGCGGCCTGCCCGGAGGCGGATCCGCGCGCCAGCCGCTCGTGCGCGCGTTCGGCGGTGAGAAACACGGCCGATGAAGCGGGATTCGGATTGAACACGCCGTCGGCGGCTACCACACGCAGCGCCTGGGCGAGCTGCGGCACATCCGCTTTGGACACGATGCCCTGCGCGCCGGCCTCGGCGACCTGCTCGGCATAGGTGTTCGTCGCGAAAGCGGTGATCGCCAGCAGACGCACGCGACTGGTGCGGGCGCGGATCTTGCGGCATACGCTCACGCCGGTCGACTCGCCCAGCGACATATCCACCATCAGCAGTCGGGGGCGGGTGTCGGGATCGAGCGCCTTGGCGATGGCCTCCTGCGCGGTGGCCGCGCCCCACATCCACTGCGCGCCGGGCAGCAGCTGCGGCAGAATCCCCTTGATCGCCAGCAGCGCCATACGGTCGTTGTCCACCGCCGCCACCGGAACCGGCAGAGCGGTCGCTCCCTTCACTTCACTCATACGCTCCAGTGTACTGGCGGCGCGGCGGTTGAGATGCGGTATGGCGGCGGCCAATGTTGGACGGATGTCTTATCGTGGAGGAATCAGCATCAAACCGACATTCCGAGGTGCGTCCGCCGCGCCCTCGGATCGACCGAAGGCTCCCCAGGATGAGTGATTTCGAACCGTTCTACGATGTGAATCTGACCTATGAGGACAATTACGAGCGAGGTCCGTTCGGCGCGTTCGCCGAGGCGCTCGCCGGACAAGGGGAAGCGGCGGAAGTCCGGGTCGGAGCCGGGATGTCCGCCGATACCGACGGTTCCAACGTTTCGGCCGTTATGCCGGTCTTGGAAACGCAGAGCGTTGAAACAGGAACTGTTGAAACACGGATCTCTGAAACGCAAGGCGGCGGCGCGGATGCTGTCGGCATGCCCACCGAATCGTTCCTTGGTTTCCCCGTGAACCTGCCGTTCGGCATCCCAGCGGGTCCTCTGCTCAACGAGAAGTTCATCACGGCCGCGTTTCGCATGGGCTTCGATCTGGCCGTCTACAAAACCGTGCGCTCGCGGGCGTGGGGCTGTAACGCCTTTCCGAACGTGCTGGCCGTGCATCCGCGTTCGTCCGACGGTTCGCTGACGCCGGGATCGGCGGAATTGGACGAAGGCGTGCTCGCCGACACCAATTACGAGCTGCCGATCTCCATTTCGAACTCCTTCGGCGTGCCCAGCCGCGACCCTGACGAATGGCAGCCGGATATGCGCAAGGCCATCGCGGCCGCCGGGGCGGGGCAACTGCTGGTGCCGAGCTTCCAGGGATCGCGCGTCGAAGGGATGGATGAGGCCGCGTACATCGCCGACCATGTCACAACCGCCCGGCTGGTGTGCGAAACCGGCGCGGGACTGATGGAGATGAACACGAGCTGCCCGAACGAAGGCCACAACCGGTTGCTGTGCCATGATCCGCAACTGGTCGGGCGCATCGCCGAAGCCGTGAAGAACGAGATCGGCGAGAGGCCGTTGGTCATCAAACTCGCCTACATTCCCGACGACGGCGCTTTGGAGACCATGGTGCGCGAAACCGCCGCGCTTGGCCGTGTGCAGGCGTTCTCGACGATCAACACCATCTCCGCGCGTCTGGTCGACGCCGACGGCAATCAGGCGCTGCCCGGCGCGGGACGTGAGCGTTCCGGCGTGTGCGGCAACGCGATCCGCGGTGCCGGGCTCGACATGGTGGGGCGTCTCGCCGCGATCCGCGAACGTCTCGGGCTGGGCTTCGCGATCATCGGCGTGGGCGGCGTCATCGAACCCGAAGACTACGACGCCTATCGGAAGGTCGGCGCGAACGCCGTCATGTCCGCCACCGGCGCCATGTGGGACGCGACGCTCGCCCGCCGCATCAAAGCCGCCCGCTAGTCCGCCGCCTCGCGGTCAGGTTTCCGTTCTCCAAAAGGTTCCTCCGATGGCGCATTTCACGGGGCTAACACAAGACGTGTGGCAAACTGAGAACCAGTGTTTTCGCGAAAGCCTGAGAGTCGAAAGAGGTAATTGTGGTCGAGAACGAAAATGATGTGCTGCATGTGGTGGGTGGCAAACCTCTGAACGGCAAAATCAAGGTGCGTGGCGCGAAGAATTTCGTGAGCAAGGCGATGGTGGCCGCGTTGCTGGCACCGGGCACGTCGGTGCTGAAGAACGTGCCGGAGATCCGCGACGTGCATGTGGTGTCGGACCTGCTGCGCTTGCACGGCGTTGACGTGGATGTGAACGGCGACAAGGGCATCGTCACCATCAACGCGACGAATGTGCAATTGGCCGATGTGGCCGATGTGGATACGCTCTCCGGATCCTCGCGCATTCCGATCCTCTTCTCCGGGCCGCTGCTGCACCGTTTGGGCGAGGCGTTCATTCCGGCATTGGGCGGCTGCAACATTGGCGGCCGGCCGATCGACTTCCATTTGGAGACGCTGCGCAAGTTGGGTGCGAATGTGGACAAGGAGCATAAGGACGGCATCCATATCACCGCGCCGGACGGCCTGACCGGCGCGAAGATCCACCTGCCGTACCCCTCCGTGGGCGCGACCGAGCAGACACTGCTCGCCGCGGTGCTCGCCAAAGGCAAAACCGAACTGTCCGGTGCCGCGACCGAGCCGGAGATCATGGACCTGGTGGCCGTGCTGCAGAAGATGGGCGCGATCATCTCCGTGGACGTGGACCGCACCTTCCGCATCGAAGGCGTCAAGGAACTCAAGGGCTACACGCACACCGCGCTCACCGACCGCATCGAAGCCGCGTCCTGGGCTTCGGCGGCGCTGGCCACGCATGGCGACATCTTCGTCAAGGGTGCCACGCAGCCCGAGATGATGACCTTCCTGAACGTGTTCCGCAAAATCGGCGGCGAGTTCGACATCACCGACAAGGGCATCCGCTTCTGGCATCCGGGCGGCGATCTGAAGCCCGTGGCCATCGAAACCGACGTGCATCCCGGCTTCATGACGGATTGGCAGCAGCCGCTGGTGGTGGCTCTCACCCAGGCGAACGGCCTGTCGATCGTGCACGAAACCGTATACGAGAACCGATTCGGATTCACCAAGCCGCTGGTGCAGATGGGCGCGACGATTCAGCTGTACCGTGAATGCCTGGGATCCCTGCCCTGCCGTTTCCAGCAGCGCAACTACAAGCATTCCGCGGTGATCTTCGGGCCCACTCCGTTGACCGGCCGCGATATCGAAGTGCCGGATCTGCGCGGCGGCTTCAGCCACCTGATCGCGGCGCTGACGGCTTCCGGCCCGTCGAATGTACGCGGCATCTCCCTGATCGACCGTGGCTACGCCGACTTCCGCGGCAAGCTCGCCGCCCTCGGTGCCGAAGTCGACTGATTCTTAGGTCTTGAAGTCGCTCGCGTAAAAGCTGTCGCTGAGTTTTAGTCAGCGGCGCAAATTACGCGGGCATCGCCCGACTTCCGTAAAAAACGCCGCTGACTCGCAATCAGCGGCGTTTTTTACGGAAGTCCGCCGTTTGCCGTGTAAAAACATTCACTGAGTGTGCGTCAGTGATGGGTTTTACGCGAGGCAATGTGGCGGAGCTGGGATGTCTGCCCGACTCAGTCGTC
Above is a window of Bifidobacterium eulemuris DNA encoding:
- a CDS encoding PH domain-containing protein, translating into MENSWNTEGDAMERNDMQGPFASQAHRETRQWRALPPRVKRVWMLNQAIATVVVLACCAAAVAACLANDWWGFWPGLIIGIVAALDIVSLAVQPLQTAYQYAFNRFAIGERELVLKKGWLLRSTTTVPFNRVQHVDTKQGPVLRTFDLMAVIVHTAVGEHTIEALDVDEAQRVVELITARVLAAKEDL
- a CDS encoding beta/alpha barrel domain-containing protein is translated as MSDFEPFYDVNLTYEDNYERGPFGAFAEALAGQGEAAEVRVGAGMSADTDGSNVSAVMPVLETQSVETGTVETRISETQGGGADAVGMPTESFLGFPVNLPFGIPAGPLLNEKFITAAFRMGFDLAVYKTVRSRAWGCNAFPNVLAVHPRSSDGSLTPGSAELDEGVLADTNYELPISISNSFGVPSRDPDEWQPDMRKAIAAAGAGQLLVPSFQGSRVEGMDEAAYIADHVTTARLVCETGAGLMEMNTSCPNEGHNRLLCHDPQLVGRIAEAVKNEIGERPLVIKLAYIPDDGALETMVRETAALGRVQAFSTINTISARLVDADGNQALPGAGRERSGVCGNAIRGAGLDMVGRLAAIRERLGLGFAIIGVGGVIEPEDYDAYRKVGANAVMSATGAMWDATLARRIKAAR
- a CDS encoding response regulator transcription factor, with translation MSEVKGATALPVPVAAVDNDRMALLAIKGILPQLLPGAQWMWGAATAQEAIAKALDPDTRPRLLMVDMSLGESTGVSVCRKIRARTSRVRLLAITAFATNTYAEQVAEAGAQGIVSKADVPQLAQALRVVAADGVFNPNPASSAVFLTAERAHERLARGSASGQAASGSASIIAEEQTSPKLGAKEAETLHLLSRGMSYEQIATQWGVAASTVRTHAHRAVDKLGAHSLAHAIAIWLESGR
- a CDS encoding YDG domain-containing protein; amino-acid sequence: MLPTQAQAADASATKGAFTLSTTDEGGLLEGADADYTYENNTLTITTEKPVMVGMSDAAQETIDYTDANGDPQSVPNGTKTDRIVVNPGAGKTANVTFDGVAIDRSNNTRVAAVLVQSGSLSLTLKGDSVLKSGGYCAGLQSAGRSLSISGEDDGFLSATGGIFAAGVGGGVLADAPVSVVVSGGTVVATGGTAAAGIGGGAVAQAQASVDVVVSGGTLVATGDRGGAGVGGGDSAQASVDVVVSGGTVTATGGNDAAGVGGGYWAEAPVDVRVSGGRITAVAGSGVYVAIGDGASKGSGVPDAVVSITGGFFADKTVDPSSATEVYRQAPADGHVVYANDDKGSSSAYPLAVGRDPLSLRDSVVYDGSAVSVSDVVSMSEGAEKAGVKVSLRYRLVPVGAGGSAWTDEAPSAAGVYEVEASTSTVVSGKGSSRVQWAAVTKTGTFTIERKALTVTAKSFEVAYRADAPIYSAEASGWVDGEADSLSATLFEELAYDCEYAKGSPVRDGGYEVALKWKTDAPKELANYAVALKPGKVTVVKSASTVTADSYKGEDKESSFTYGDTITVKATVTATGNEPGAVVFAAPRGLSDGSGFGLSGLSDGAGSSGVSDSSSPGTAALYLGTEELTGDMTVTDNKDGSYSFALEYDTSRKGVPIEDGQSLTVKFSGNANVADCEKTVTVDLKAKPVAVTVSGDASKTYDGSTAVPAGHTLGIGLSGVLEDDDVSASAQYEFDSANAGSKTVMVSDIALSGDQSGWYALPSELPSPHTVTSGIAKRVLTASVTVSGRTYDGTTIAPVDTASFKNLADGESLKRGEDFTVSAVFDKADAGGRTARATVVLKDTAAASNYTFANGSAAVTVDAGKATVAPARLVVTAEDVEVAYGSVDPAYSATVSGWVNGEGSSLSDTLSKALAYECEYAAGSPVKDGGYAVTPKWKTDAPKELSNYAVEFVSGTVTVVRSAGVVEDGDIGAYDADGKPSSSFTYGEKIIVRATVKATGKRSESAGASLLSRLSGLAGLSDDPASGTAALYYDGTRLTGDAEAEDNGDGSYSVVLSYDTALRLMPAGTRVLTVRFSRDANLSDVEADVEVSLAKRVLKASVEGDVSKTYDGSTAVPDGHSLGIGLSDDVLTGDKVSASAAEYAFAEARAGTKGVNASGVALSDGWGDWYVLESTEATGMVASGIAKRALTVRAENVGVVYGAEPPAYSVVADGWADGEGGSLLSVLLAALDYDCGYVKGSPVIETGYAVVPKWADKAPDVLSNYAVSFESGTVTVSRAQGVLTLTPDADQSVVYGDAGFKLTAVSNSGGVVSFSSSDTGVATVDAQGNVSVVGAGEATITAVLAETQNHTGASASVSLTVSKSGDAFRLDTVAVGAVYGDSGFVLAPFASIGAGTISYASSNEAVATVDAAGRVSVTGAGEAVLTVSSEASVNFEAKSVEVVLSVLPRPVSVVWDAEATSATASDGVSVDSSVFEYAYDGAAHAPTASVSNLVAGDECVLTVSGVQSDAGSYTATVTGVSNANYTLEGAANLTQGFSITPAAFSYTVEDRTVKAGSTLADLAVAASGVGVTLPDGTVEAVPGVIAWYADAEHATPLDASHALRSADGSPVSLWWTFTPSADAANYTGTATGMATVSVEAVSTDAGVVVNPDGSASLPDDKGTVAPGGDKPVVVNPDGSITLPEGGTFTPNPDIAGGESGVEVVVPAGGTIRPDGTVVDKDGTSVWTPVIEEPENPDNPGDNPEDPGDSEKPGDNPENPGDGDNAGSDGDQNGGSDDKKDGGSDNKKSDGQSENLSESGIGVAAPLMAVIVLMSLGLGAVVLRRRV
- the murA gene encoding UDP-N-acetylglucosamine 1-carboxyvinyltransferase, which encodes MVENENDVLHVVGGKPLNGKIKVRGAKNFVSKAMVAALLAPGTSVLKNVPEIRDVHVVSDLLRLHGVDVDVNGDKGIVTINATNVQLADVADVDTLSGSSRIPILFSGPLLHRLGEAFIPALGGCNIGGRPIDFHLETLRKLGANVDKEHKDGIHITAPDGLTGAKIHLPYPSVGATEQTLLAAVLAKGKTELSGAATEPEIMDLVAVLQKMGAIISVDVDRTFRIEGVKELKGYTHTALTDRIEAASWASAALATHGDIFVKGATQPEMMTFLNVFRKIGGEFDITDKGIRFWHPGGDLKPVAIETDVHPGFMTDWQQPLVVALTQANGLSIVHETVYENRFGFTKPLVQMGATIQLYRECLGSLPCRFQQRNYKHSAVIFGPTPLTGRDIEVPDLRGGFSHLIAALTASGPSNVRGISLIDRGYADFRGKLAALGAEVD
- a CDS encoding PH domain-containing protein, with protein sequence MSGRLDSAWCRLHPTALVVELVDSITTMVSLTLSLLVAIRIIVRDFGPWVWALLALAAVAVLVRPAIIWLSTRYRLDADGLSFRSGLFVRKRRAIGYDRIHAISATTPWYMRPFGVVRLTVASGGSADVDITLDAVPVALQLELERLRQTATNGETASGETIGSGSIASSIAETHVSDAQAPNRPVFRASVRDILLFATTDIGVFAAALVVLGFMQQLEDLVPSHWVDVATDSVGGFVARGAFAIVALALAVVATLLAVSIVTAMLRFYGFEVWRRGDDLVVARGLFTRRTMTIPVSRIQTITIKQSLPRKALHLCSAEVGLSTNTAASGDADAMTGTNVLPVISDKRVWDALRDMLPEWDVREPNVIRTGRGLERYYLATPAVVGTLVTLVFLAAALVTFPDLPAYANPWWWAVAAGVIATVWWLACRWLKARTEGYELRFNGTSTPDGAESHARHDPMRITVSNALDSEVSHVRHDSMRIAVTGASALSERTMFTRRSRVQSVSRTTTPWRMASGVEQLSMPLFVMNGQSELRFHAIRGKHAAELAEWAAPEA
- a CDS encoding sensor histidine kinase, encoding MDVRVADGWRRFKRWWHETGFLSNACAVGIVAMLPLMVFAPPQTPGDMLVMLAGIVMLVLLPYAPRVLGPAGLPLCFAATWMSGTSPMDVGVVIVSFCLFIAIGYAFPGWGSAAVVVVYALAETVCSVYFGAHSAAVSGVRGFVQGWIDAGREMGTVPPPNAADQPGPLALMVSGTLISMMVSGFAVILGYSFSSNATANARLAHAEAMLGCITREQELTHMIHDSVANDMSTIAMLTWRAKGVEDDTQILDAIYERSHHALNRVHEVIDVLNGKRELEPPDPAAEAPTLDAAIERIMEEQDRLLHMLGFVGSSRIDGDLHTDVEADDPLCETVTALLEEAYANIVRHCAPPEDGTTEDGTGYSVTVDLDGDVIRLTATNPISHEPTVLRGVRHGRGLSLHRTAVESLGGMLATGVQDGVWILNARIPTR